The genomic DNA AACCCGGCGAGCTCGTCTTCCACCTGGAGTAGACCCCATGCCCTCGCCCCTCTCCGCCGTCTCCAAGTTGACGCGCTTCCTGGTGCGGGCCGTGCCCGCGGCGTCCGTGCTCTGCGCCTTCGTGCACCTGGCTCGCGGGGGCTTCCGTGGTCTGCACTCGCTCGGCTGGACGGAGGCCGCCCTCGTCCTCTTCCTGCTCGCCGGGCTCGGGGTGATGGGCTGGCGCCGCTTCACCCGCGAGGCCGTGGGCGCGCCGCTCTACCTTCGGGACGACGTGGAGCTGGGCGCGGTGTTCCTCGCCTCGGCGTTCCTCGTGGTCGCCCTCGCGGGCGGCGCCGCGTTTCCCCTCGTCTACCTGCTCATGGCGTGTCTGGTGGCCTTCCTGCCGCGCGTCGCGAGTGGGGTGCTGCTCGGCGTGGCGCTCGCGTTCGACGCGCTCATCGTCTTCCGGAGCCCCGAGAGCGGGCTCGCCACCTTCCTCATCCACGCCTCCTTCCTGTCGCTCTTCGCGGGCCTCAACCACCTGGTGCTCGCCGCGCGCATCGCCGCCGCCCGCCGGGCCGAGAGCGCCGCCGTGGACAAGCGCATCAAGGAAGTGGAGGAGCGCGCCCGCACGTTCCGCCTGGTGAACGCCGGCACCCACGACAACCCCCCCGACGAGAAGGAGCAGGAGAAGTGGCTGCTCGCGTCGGTGAAGGAGATCGAGGGCGCGGTGGGCGCGGCCCTGGAGATCGCCGAGACGGCGCTCAAGACGCACACCTGCGCGGCCTTCCTGCTCACCTCGGACGACAAGGGGCTCAAGCTGTACGACTGCCGCAGCGCCTCCGAGCGCGTGCAGCGCGAGCGCTTCAACGCGGGCGAGGGCGTGCTGGGCGGCGTGCTCAAGCGCCGGGCCCCGGTGCGCATGCACTCGGCGCATGGGCTCAAGGGGATCACCTGGTACGAGAGCGGCGCGCCCTCCGTGGGGGCCGTGCTGGCCGTGCCCATCATCGAGGGCGGCGGCCTGGTGCGCGGCGTGCTGATCGCGGATCGCCACACGCACAACCCCTTCTCGGATGACGACGAGAAGCTGCTCACCACCATCGCCGCCGAGGTGCTGCGCTCCATCGAGGTGGAGCGGGTGATGACGTACATCCGCAAGACGCGCGACGAGAAGGACCGGTTCTTCCGCGCCATCGAGGAGCTCAACCGCGCGGGCAGCCCCGAGCAGGTGTTCCTCGCCGTGCTGGAGAGCGCGCGGCAGCTCGCGGGGCTGGACTTCAGCGCCGTCACCATCGTGAGCGAGGTGGAGGGCAAGCGCGTGCACAAGGTGGCGCGCATGCTGGGCGTGGGCTCGGCGGGCAAGGCCATCGAGGGCACGACCTTCCCGGACAACAACGGGCTCGTCGCCAACGTGGTGCGCTACGGCGCGCCCCTGCCCGGGCGGGACTTGAAGGCCATGGACCGGCAGGTCATCTTCGACGAGGAGACGCAGGTGCGTGGGCTCGCGGCGTTGAAGATCTTCCCGCTCACGGCGGGTGACCGGATCCTCGGCACGCTGGTGGCGGGCTCGCGGCGCAAGACGGCGCTGGACCATGACGTGCTGCGCATGCTGGAGGTCATCGCCATGCAGGCCGCCCAGGCGGTGTTGCGCGCCCAGCTCTACGAGCAGATGGAGCGCATGGCCACCACGGACGGCATGACGGGCCTGTACAACAACCGCACCTTCCAGGCGAAGGCGGACGAGATGCTGGCGCACTCGCGGCGTTATGGGCGCAAGTGCTCGCTGGTGCTCACGGACGTGGACCACTTCAAGAGCGTCAACGACACCTACGGCCACCTCACGGGAGACCAGGTGCTCAAGGGCGTGGCGCGCATCCTCAAGCAGCAGGCGCGCGACACGGACATCGTGGCCCGCTACGGCGGCGAGGAGTTCGCCATCCTCATGCCGGAGACGGACCCCAAGGGCGCCAAGGTCATCGCCGAGCGCATCCGCGAGGCCATCAAGGCCGAGGTGTTCCAGACGGAAATGGGCCCGCTCAAGGTGACGCTGTCCCTGGGCATCGCCACCGCGCCGGACCACGGCGTGGACAAGCTGGTGCTGGTGGAGCAGGCGGACCAGTGCCTGTACTACGCCAAGCGCCACGGCCGGAACCAGTCCGTCACCGTCGCCGAGGCCCAGGGCGGCCGCAAGCTCCAGGCCGTCGAGGGCTGACGTACTCGCGCCATGAATGGGCCCGCGCGCATCCCCCTGGGCGTCACCACGAGTGGACAACCCGAGGTGGCGCTCGTCCAACGGGCCCGCGAGGCCGCGCGCGCCTGGGGCCTGCCCTTCGTGGCCCGCCGCAAGAAGCAGCCCCTGGGCCCCCTGCTCGAATCCGTCGCCGAGGCCCTGCTCGTCTTCGAGCGCGAGGGCGTGACGCTCTGGGACAAGGAGAGCTCGTTCAGCTTCAACCCCGGCATGGCCCACCTGCGCCGGCTGCGAATCCTCGACGGGCAGCGGGATGACGCCCTCGTGCGCGTGGGCGAGCTGCGCGCGGGAGACCACGTTCTCGACTGCACCCTGGGGCTCGGGCAGGACGCCCTGGTGGCGGCGCTGGTGGTGGGCCCGGAGGGCAGGGTGGTGGCCCTGGAGAAGAGCCTCGCCCTGTTCGCCGTCGTGTCCCAGGGACTCGCCGCCTACCCCTACGGCCCCGCATCCAGCCGCGTGGAGGCCCTGCACGCGGATTCCCACGCGTACCTGCGCACGCTGCCCTCGGGCTCCTTCGACGTCGTCTGCTTCGATCCGATGTTCGAGAAGCCCAAGAAGTCCCAGCCCGCCTTCGAGATGCTGCGCCGCTTCGCCGAGCATGCCCCGCTCACTCCGGACGTCTTGCGGGAAGCCCAGCGCGTGGCTCGGCGGTGGGTGGTGGTGAAGGGCTCCAAGTACTCGGAGGACCTGACGAAGCTGGGGCTCGAGGCCGAACCCGGCTCCCGCTACACCTCGGTCATCTGGGGCCGCGCGCCCGCGCTCGCCCCCAAGTAGGCTGTCACCCCATCCAAGGGGGTGCACCCGATGCGTGAAGCGTTGCGATGGTTGTTCGTGGTGGCGGGAATGTCCTGGTCGTGGGCCGCGTCGGCGGGGGCTCCCCAGCGGCCCACACCCGTCGATTGCGGAAGCGCCCAATGCGAGGGCATCCGGGAGATGAGGGCCCTGTTCAACGCCGAGATGGCCTACCTCCAGGAGCGAGACCTGTACTCGTCGGACCTGGCGGCGATTGGCTTCGCGCCTCCCGCGTGCGCGAATGGCTCGCGCGTGCCCGTGCCCGGGCCGGGTTGGGTGGCGGGCTGCCGCTTCGCCTACCGGGTCACCCAGGTGACGAAGAGCC from Melittangium boletus DSM 14713 includes the following:
- a CDS encoding sensor domain-containing diguanylate cyclase, which encodes MPSPLSAVSKLTRFLVRAVPAASVLCAFVHLARGGFRGLHSLGWTEAALVLFLLAGLGVMGWRRFTREAVGAPLYLRDDVELGAVFLASAFLVVALAGGAAFPLVYLLMACLVAFLPRVASGVLLGVALAFDALIVFRSPESGLATFLIHASFLSLFAGLNHLVLAARIAAARRAESAAVDKRIKEVEERARTFRLVNAGTHDNPPDEKEQEKWLLASVKEIEGAVGAALEIAETALKTHTCAAFLLTSDDKGLKLYDCRSASERVQRERFNAGEGVLGGVLKRRAPVRMHSAHGLKGITWYESGAPSVGAVLAVPIIEGGGLVRGVLIADRHTHNPFSDDDEKLLTTIAAEVLRSIEVERVMTYIRKTRDEKDRFFRAIEELNRAGSPEQVFLAVLESARQLAGLDFSAVTIVSEVEGKRVHKVARMLGVGSAGKAIEGTTFPDNNGLVANVVRYGAPLPGRDLKAMDRQVIFDEETQVRGLAALKIFPLTAGDRILGTLVAGSRRKTALDHDVLRMLEVIAMQAAQAVLRAQLYEQMERMATTDGMTGLYNNRTFQAKADEMLAHSRRYGRKCSLVLTDVDHFKSVNDTYGHLTGDQVLKGVARILKQQARDTDIVARYGGEEFAILMPETDPKGAKVIAERIREAIKAEVFQTEMGPLKVTLSLGIATAPDHGVDKLVLVEQADQCLYYAKRHGRNQSVTVAEAQGGRKLQAVEG
- a CDS encoding class I SAM-dependent methyltransferase, which translates into the protein MNGPARIPLGVTTSGQPEVALVQRAREAARAWGLPFVARRKKQPLGPLLESVAEALLVFEREGVTLWDKESSFSFNPGMAHLRRLRILDGQRDDALVRVGELRAGDHVLDCTLGLGQDALVAALVVGPEGRVVALEKSLALFAVVSQGLAAYPYGPASSRVEALHADSHAYLRTLPSGSFDVVCFDPMFEKPKKSQPAFEMLRRFAEHAPLTPDVLREAQRVARRWVVVKGSKYSEDLTKLGLEAEPGSRYTSVIWGRAPALAPK